In Patescibacteria group bacterium, one DNA window encodes the following:
- the trpB gene encoding tryptophan synthase subunit beta, whose protein sequence is MQDAKQISNGVKNIFFSTPYDADAQGHFGELGGRYVPENLMPALLALERAYATAKNDPTFLSELMDLYQNYSGRPTPLTSARNLSAHLGGANIFIKNEGLNHTGAHKMNHCLGQALLARRMGKKRLIAETGAGQHGLAAATVAAKFGFACTVYMGEVDYERQRPNVFWMEQLGAEVVPVAHGTKRLKDAVTAAIQDWIANVDESYYLLGSALGPHPYPSLVRDFQNIVGLEVREQLKAQTGRELPDYVIACVGGGSNAIGIFNTFLEEPSVRLIGVEAGGEGVTSTGKHAARLARDPKLGVVEGYKSYFLQNEDGQIQNTHSISAGLDYAGIGPEHGLLYQKGRVQYVSATDEEALSAFQALARMEGLFAALESAHAFAHVVKLAPTLSKEKIIVVNMSGRGDKDLFILGDIFGGQIWKEYLKRRSTLPSSRT, encoded by the coding sequence ATGCAAGATGCAAAACAAATTTCTAACGGGGTGAAGAACATTTTTTTCTCCACACCGTACGATGCAGACGCGCAGGGGCATTTTGGCGAGCTGGGTGGTAGGTATGTGCCGGAAAATTTGATGCCGGCGTTACTCGCGCTTGAGCGCGCCTATGCAACCGCGAAAAATGATCCTACTTTCTTGAGCGAGCTTATGGATCTCTATCAGAATTATTCCGGCCGCCCCACGCCGCTTACCTCTGCGCGAAATTTGAGCGCGCACTTAGGCGGCGCGAATATTTTTATTAAAAATGAAGGATTAAACCATACCGGCGCGCACAAGATGAACCATTGTCTGGGGCAGGCGCTCCTTGCTCGCCGCATGGGCAAAAAACGCCTAATCGCAGAAACAGGCGCGGGACAGCATGGGCTGGCGGCCGCAACGGTCGCGGCGAAGTTTGGATTTGCATGCACCGTCTACATGGGCGAGGTGGATTATGAACGGCAGCGGCCGAACGTATTCTGGATGGAGCAATTGGGCGCTGAGGTAGTGCCGGTTGCCCATGGCACTAAACGCTTAAAAGACGCAGTCACGGCTGCCATCCAAGACTGGATCGCGAACGTGGATGAGAGCTATTACCTGTTGGGAAGCGCTTTAGGCCCGCACCCTTACCCTTCTCTGGTGCGCGATTTTCAGAATATTGTGGGGCTTGAGGTGCGGGAGCAGTTAAAGGCACAAACAGGCAGAGAACTCCCTGATTATGTGATCGCGTGCGTGGGCGGCGGCAGTAATGCCATAGGCATTTTCAACACCTTTTTGGAAGAGCCTTCCGTGCGTCTTATTGGCGTGGAGGCAGGGGGCGAGGGAGTGACATCAACAGGGAAGCACGCGGCGCGCCTAGCCCGCGATCCCAAGCTTGGGGTTGTTGAAGGATATAAGTCTTATTTTCTGCAGAACGAAGACGGGCAAATACAAAACACGCATAGCATTTCTGCGGGCCTTGATTATGCGGGGATCGGGCCGGAGCATGGGCTGCTTTACCAGAAGGGAAGAGTGCAGTATGTGTCGGCGACCGACGAGGAAGCGCTCAGTGCATTTCAAGCTCTGGCGCGCATGGAGGGGCTCTTTGCCGCGCTTGAATCGGCACACGCATTCGCGCATGTCGTGAAACTTGCACCCACCTTATCCAAAGAAAAAATCATCGTCGTGAATATGTCGGGACGCGGTGATAAAGATTTGTTTATTCTCGGGGATATATTCGGCGGGCAGATTTGGAAGGAATACTTAAAGAGAAGGTCAACATTACCGTCATCCCGTACTTGA
- the trpA gene encoding tryptophan synthase subunit alpha, whose product MNKIITRLNKIKEEKRLGIMAHIVLGYPSLQDSIGLVHAMAGAGVDFIELQIPFSDPLADGPTIMKANEVSLKRGFKVKDAFAAAQNLVGAHCKIPLLFMTYFNLVFHYGVEQFCRDAAEVGVSGLIVPDIPIDEEAHDHFLEHAARSGLVAMRFLSTVSTDERVEKVLDKPNQFLYFIGQKGTTGARASLHKELAHHLQRIRAHKDVSIAVGFGVSTHEHIKTLKEAGADVAIVGSAVLDVFNKVPQGQGIDAVKKYLRTLVDAGEGIN is encoded by the coding sequence ATGAACAAGATTATTACACGACTCAATAAAATAAAAGAGGAGAAAAGATTAGGGATCATGGCCCATATTGTCTTGGGCTATCCGTCGCTGCAGGATTCCATTGGGCTTGTGCATGCGATGGCAGGGGCGGGCGTTGATTTTATCGAGCTGCAGATTCCTTTTTCAGATCCCTTGGCTGACGGGCCGACGATAATGAAGGCAAATGAAGTCTCGCTTAAGAGAGGATTCAAGGTGAAGGATGCGTTTGCCGCGGCGCAGAATTTGGTTGGGGCACACTGTAAAATACCTCTCCTATTTATGACGTATTTTAATCTTGTCTTTCATTACGGCGTCGAGCAATTTTGTAGAGATGCGGCAGAGGTGGGGGTGAGCGGGCTCATCGTTCCTGATATTCCGATTGATGAAGAAGCGCATGATCATTTTTTGGAGCACGCAGCGCGTTCTGGTTTAGTAGCGATGCGGTTTCTTTCCACCGTGAGCACGGACGAGCGAGTTGAGAAAGTACTGGATAAGCCAAACCAGTTTCTCTATTTCATCGGGCAGAAAGGAACGACCGGCGCGCGCGCGTCGCTCCATAAGGAGCTTGCGCACCATCTTCAAAGAATTCGGGCGCATAAGGATGTGTCCATCGCGGTGGGATTTGGCGTTTCAACACATGAGCATATCAAGACACTCAAAGAGGCGGGGGCTGATGTCGCCATCGTCGGCAGCGCGGTGCTGGATGTGTTTAATAAAGTGCCGCAGGGGCAAGGGATTGATGCGGTAAAGAAATATTTGAGGACGTTGGTGGACGCAGGCGAAGGGATAAATTGA
- a CDS encoding type II toxin-antitoxin system VapC family toxin, with protein MYTLDTNAIIYYLKDDPHAAAILSGLLNEPITVYVSALTEAELFGFPDLSIEEENRIERLLSTLAVISLDSRIARITGFIRRTYRLSLADSTIAATALFTGTSLVTRNVRDFRRIPDLSVRPI; from the coding sequence GTGTACACGCTCGACACCAACGCGATCATCTATTACCTCAAGGACGACCCTCATGCGGCCGCAATCTTGAGCGGACTGCTCAACGAGCCGATCACCGTGTATGTGTCGGCGCTCACCGAGGCGGAACTTTTCGGATTTCCGGATTTGAGTATCGAGGAAGAAAATCGGATCGAAAGGTTATTGAGCACGCTCGCGGTGATTTCGCTCGACTCGCGCATTGCACGCATCACTGGATTTATCCGGCGCACCTATCGCCTCTCACTCGCGGACAGCACGATTGCTGCCACTGCGCTCTTCACTGGCACGAGTCTCGTGACGAGGAATGTGCGCGATTTTCGAAGGATTCCCGACCTTTCCGTCCGCCCGATTTGA
- the aroF gene encoding 3-deoxy-7-phosphoheptulonate synthase, producing MPTIMKEKVIKRVKTVLESPKSDNGILPAESSPLKPYRLAHTSGDEKTVIDVQGLLVGGPQVVIMAGPCSVENEEQITLIAKAVKEAGGTVLRGGAFKPRTGPYDFQGLGKRGLQLLQKAARSTGLRSITEVMDPRDVDLIVEYADILQIGARNMQNYTLLREVGRTKHPVLLKRGMHSTYKEFLLAAEYILTGGNANVMLCERGIRTHVTELRFTLDLNAVPYLQNETHLPIIVDPSHGTGRRDLVPAMSRAAIAAGADGLLIECHIDPDKSISDAEQAISIEALNQLMREINTIAGAIGRTVAT from the coding sequence ATGCCAACTATCATGAAAGAAAAAGTCATTAAGAGAGTGAAAACAGTGTTAGAATCACCTAAGAGTGACAACGGAATATTGCCTGCAGAGTCGTCTCCTCTCAAACCATACCGGCTTGCGCATACTTCCGGAGATGAGAAGACAGTGATTGACGTGCAAGGGCTGCTGGTGGGAGGGCCGCAGGTGGTGATAATGGCAGGGCCGTGTTCGGTGGAAAACGAAGAGCAGATTACGCTGATTGCGAAAGCGGTAAAAGAGGCGGGCGGCACGGTGCTGCGCGGTGGGGCATTTAAGCCCCGCACCGGCCCGTATGATTTCCAAGGGTTGGGGAAGAGAGGGCTCCAGCTTCTCCAGAAAGCGGCGCGTTCTACTGGATTGCGCTCCATCACGGAAGTGATGGACCCCAGGGATGTGGATCTTATTGTGGAATATGCGGACATACTCCAAATCGGCGCGCGGAACATGCAGAATTATACACTTTTGCGAGAGGTCGGGCGCACAAAACATCCCGTGCTCTTAAAGCGCGGCATGCATTCCACCTACAAGGAATTTTTGCTCGCCGCAGAATATATTCTCACCGGAGGCAATGCAAATGTGATGCTCTGCGAACGCGGCATCCGCACGCATGTCACTGAGCTGCGGTTTACGCTTGACCTGAATGCGGTGCCTTATTTGCAAAATGAAACCCACTTGCCCATCATCGTGGACCCTTCACACGGTACTGGCAGGCGCGATTTGGTGCCCGCGATGAGTAGAGCGGCCATTGCCGCGGGGGCAGACGGGCTGCTTATCGAGTGCCACATAGATCCGGATAAATCCATTTCAGACGCAGAGCAAGCGATATCCATTGAGGCGCTTAACCAGCTGATGCGAGAAATAAATACCATTGCGGGCGCGATAGGAAGAACGGTGGCGACGTAA